A DNA window from Paenibacillus andongensis contains the following coding sequences:
- a CDS encoding 1,4-alpha-glucan branching protein domain-containing protein, translated as MINRIKPKPELKGYFILVLHAHLPYIRHQNHNDNLEEQWFYQAMTETYLPLLEVMNRLTSDKIDFRITFSITPTILSLFSNPYLQDNYHAYLSKLIGLADKEQVRLQKNPSLLRLAAHYAERFRELQKLYESCQGNVIATFKHYQDLGRIEIVTSAATHGFLPLMKTEEAIKAQIMTAVRDYERYFDQRPRGIWLPECGYTPGIDRIMKQAGIQYFFTDSSAIAFASPQPSRELAAPLMTPYGVTAFPRDPESTNQVWNAENGYPGDFNYREYYSDIGQDTGIKYDRNTGKGSHKEPYQPDLALAKAAEHADHFLLNRQKQAAHWERWLDRKPLIVSPYDAELFGHWWYEGPHFLEQLCRKMFLDQQTIKMITPSEYLEDYPAAAVGNLNESSWGRNHSAEIWLQGHNDWIYRHLHQAEERMIELATKHEHLSRHGKLSASVLKRALNQAAREFMLAQSSDWAFMMDAQSDIDHAIRRTKDHLGCFHHLCDQVDREQVDEALLSDLEEKDNCFPDIQFQDYVSIEQLSPIPIIPNLKEWETLLEETKHRPNIFMLTWEYPPKHVGGLSRAVHELSEALVAHEEIVHIITTSYDGAPSFEKMNGVYVHRLPIHHSGDTHFYHWTFEMNLAMIDHLVRWKENGGRIDLLHAHDWMVAYTAREIKTSYGIPLVATIHATEWGRNQGNLYSDLQRKIHHLEWQLTYEANRVFVCSSYMKEEVGRIFNLPSDKVSVHPNGIRTPKPNIKTMNRPDFVAKQDKVIFFIGRLVYEKGIQILLEALPKIISQVPQAKLIIAGSGPMESELRAQAAFLGDRVLFTGFVDDAYRTQLYQSTDVCVIPSLYEPFGIVALEAMANRKPLVLSDTGGLAEIIRHGVDGYKALPGHVDSLAWHITDMLLQPKQAAKMADSAYQLLQQHYQWSHIAQNIQNEYQKLTHYQPVIQVKATI; from the coding sequence TTGATCAATCGCATCAAACCGAAGCCAGAACTCAAGGGATATTTCATTCTCGTGCTGCATGCTCACCTTCCTTATATTCGTCATCAGAACCATAACGATAATTTGGAAGAACAATGGTTCTACCAAGCCATGACAGAAACGTATCTCCCCCTACTTGAAGTCATGAATCGTCTGACTAGCGATAAGATAGATTTCCGCATAACTTTCTCTATAACCCCGACTATCTTGTCCCTGTTCAGCAATCCATACTTGCAAGACAACTATCACGCTTACCTTAGTAAGCTTATTGGGCTAGCAGATAAGGAACAGGTTCGGTTACAAAAAAATCCTTCTCTTCTTCGTCTGGCGGCTCATTATGCCGAACGATTCCGTGAGCTTCAGAAGCTTTATGAAAGCTGCCAGGGAAACGTCATTGCGACATTCAAACACTATCAAGATTTAGGTCGTATTGAAATTGTTACATCGGCCGCTACGCATGGATTTCTTCCTCTGATGAAAACAGAAGAGGCCATAAAAGCACAGATAATGACCGCTGTTCGGGACTATGAGCGTTATTTCGATCAAAGACCACGCGGCATCTGGTTACCTGAATGTGGCTATACGCCTGGTATTGACCGCATTATGAAGCAGGCTGGGATCCAATATTTTTTCACCGATTCCTCTGCTATCGCGTTCGCTTCACCCCAGCCCTCTCGAGAATTGGCAGCTCCGCTCATGACCCCCTATGGGGTCACCGCCTTTCCTCGTGACCCGGAATCGACGAATCAAGTATGGAATGCCGAGAACGGCTACCCAGGAGACTTCAACTACCGTGAATACTACAGTGACATCGGGCAGGATACGGGGATTAAATATGATCGCAACACAGGCAAAGGCAGTCATAAGGAGCCTTATCAACCAGATCTGGCTTTAGCAAAAGCTGCTGAACATGCCGATCATTTTCTATTAAATCGCCAAAAGCAAGCTGCTCATTGGGAACGCTGGCTGGATCGCAAACCCCTCATCGTATCACCCTATGATGCGGAGCTTTTTGGCCATTGGTGGTATGAAGGCCCGCACTTTCTTGAACAGCTCTGTCGCAAAATGTTTCTCGATCAGCAAACGATTAAGATGATTACACCTAGTGAATATCTAGAGGATTATCCAGCGGCTGCTGTCGGAAATTTGAACGAATCTAGTTGGGGCCGTAACCACTCCGCCGAAATATGGCTGCAGGGACATAACGACTGGATATATCGTCATCTGCATCAAGCTGAAGAACGTATGATCGAGCTTGCAACGAAACATGAGCATCTCTCTCGCCATGGTAAGTTAAGCGCCAGCGTTCTGAAACGGGCTTTGAATCAAGCTGCAAGAGAATTCATGCTAGCTCAAAGCAGTGATTGGGCGTTCATGATGGACGCGCAGAGTGACATCGACCATGCCATTCGCCGAACGAAGGATCATCTAGGCTGCTTCCACCATCTCTGTGATCAGGTCGATCGGGAACAGGTTGATGAGGCATTGCTTTCCGATTTAGAGGAGAAAGACAACTGCTTTCCAGATATCCAATTTCAAGATTACGTAAGCATAGAGCAGCTTTCCCCTATCCCTATTATTCCAAACTTGAAGGAATGGGAAACCTTACTGGAGGAAACCAAACACCGTCCGAACATATTCATGCTGACTTGGGAATACCCGCCCAAGCATGTTGGAGGCTTATCAAGAGCCGTCCATGAGCTATCGGAAGCTCTTGTCGCTCATGAGGAAATCGTGCATATCATCACAACCTCCTACGATGGTGCGCCTAGTTTCGAGAAGATGAATGGCGTTTACGTGCATAGGCTCCCTATTCACCATTCCGGTGATACTCACTTTTACCACTGGACGTTCGAAATGAATCTTGCCATGATCGATCATCTTGTCCGATGGAAAGAGAACGGCGGGCGAATCGACCTTTTGCATGCGCATGATTGGATGGTTGCTTATACGGCAAGAGAAATAAAGACCAGCTACGGCATCCCTTTAGTAGCCACGATTCATGCAACAGAATGGGGACGAAATCAAGGAAATCTATATTCCGACCTGCAGCGTAAGATTCATCATTTGGAATGGCAGCTGACTTATGAGGCTAACCGTGTCTTTGTGTGCAGCTCCTATATGAAAGAGGAAGTTGGTCGTATATTTAACCTTCCGTCCGATAAAGTGAGTGTACATCCGAATGGCATTCGGACTCCAAAACCAAACATAAAGACAATGAATCGACCTGATTTCGTGGCAAAACAAGATAAGGTCATTTTCTTCATTGGAAGGCTTGTTTATGAGAAAGGCATCCAAATCTTGCTGGAAGCCCTGCCGAAAATCATCTCACAAGTTCCACAGGCTAAACTCATTATCGCAGGCTCTGGGCCTATGGAAAGTGAGCTGCGCGCCCAGGCTGCTTTTTTGGGAGATCGGGTCTTATTTACCGGCTTTGTTGATGATGCTTATCGCACACAGCTTTATCAATCTACGGATGTTTGTGTGATTCCGAGCTTGTACGAACCTTTTGGTATTGTGGCGCTGGAAGCCATGGCCAATCGGAAACCTCTGGTACTCTCCGATACAGGCGGTTTAGCTGAAATTATTAGGCATGGTGTGGACGGCTATAAAGCTCTCCCAGGTCATGTCGATTCATTAGCCTGGCACATTACGGATATGCTGCTGCAGCCAAAGCAAGCCGCCAAAATGGCTGATAGCGCCTACCAACTGCTGCAACAGCACTACCAATGGAGCCATATCGCTCAAAATATCCAGAATGAGTACCAGAAGCTTACCCACTATCAACCTGTCATTCAGGTTAAAGCAACAATTTAG
- a CDS encoding sugar phosphate nucleotidyltransferase, whose amino-acid sequence MKAVIMAGGKGTRLRPLTCHLPKPMVPLLGRPCMAYIIELLQNHGIQDIAVTMQYKPEVIRDYFGNGQAFGVNLHYFEETSPLGTAGSVKHAHEFLDDTFIVISGDALTDFDLQQALAFHKEKQAKATLILTRVSHPLEYGVVITNEEGQITRFLEKPSWSEVFSDTVNTGIYILEPEMLERIPLGQEFDFSQQLFPALLEENNGLYGFISSGYWTDIGNLQQYRQTQFDMLDGKVKLDIHGTQIRPGVFIADDVETSATARVIGPAFIGKGSRLEDEVEIGEYCIIGQNNRLSKGSRLTRSVLWDHNHIAEHNELAGSTLTSRIICKEASYLGDGSVVGNHVVIGTKSRIEPNVKIWPYKQIRDKTRLHTSYIWGDHATKTLFKTSGVSGIPNLDLTPELVAKFATAYGATLASGKTLMVSCAPHTFTRLLKRTLTASLQSVGTHVVDLGDCFAPASIFAIRHLGAAGGIHLEWSGKENDVCSLICLDAEGLPIPKSAERKVENSFWQEDYGRASMKKIGSYKEEVHWLQTYIHALAQEIAYERDPLSVSPLRIVIEASSWLQPFIVPFFEKLGVEAIHVTSTSRQDPLHDFIPLSGASFGLRVHDDGRTMQLITEKGELVDSDLQTVFLYLCYLHSRPGATIGAPVSAPQLLESMAEGLGGKIVRTKEWSRAVMEATQEARIHPLFDSLFAIGLVILHLDRTGIPLSELLSLFPSFHLLRERVDCPWNSKGEVMRSMMERTKDVPVDLIDGIKFYHENGWVLLLPDADDPVFQLVAQSADPELAEQLVHSYRGHILNALV is encoded by the coding sequence ATGAAGGCTGTCATTATGGCCGGAGGCAAAGGAACCCGACTTCGTCCCCTTACTTGTCATCTCCCCAAGCCCATGGTGCCTCTTCTCGGTAGGCCCTGCATGGCCTATATCATTGAACTGCTCCAAAATCACGGCATTCAGGACATTGCAGTCACTATGCAATATAAACCGGAAGTGATACGCGACTATTTTGGCAATGGGCAAGCATTTGGCGTCAATCTTCATTATTTTGAAGAAACTAGTCCCTTAGGTACAGCTGGGAGTGTCAAACATGCGCACGAGTTTCTTGACGATACTTTTATTGTTATTAGCGGGGACGCATTAACGGATTTCGATTTGCAGCAAGCACTCGCTTTTCATAAAGAAAAGCAAGCCAAAGCTACGTTAATCCTGACTCGTGTCAGCCATCCTTTGGAATATGGTGTTGTGATCACCAATGAAGAGGGGCAAATTACTCGTTTTCTGGAAAAACCAAGCTGGAGTGAAGTGTTCAGTGACACGGTAAACACAGGTATTTATATTTTGGAGCCTGAGATGCTGGAACGCATACCGCTAGGGCAAGAATTTGATTTCAGCCAGCAGCTTTTCCCTGCCTTGCTCGAAGAAAACAATGGGCTCTATGGATTTATCAGCTCCGGTTATTGGACGGATATCGGCAACCTGCAGCAGTATCGTCAAACCCAGTTTGACATGCTAGATGGAAAAGTGAAGCTCGACATTCACGGAACACAGATCCGTCCCGGTGTCTTCATCGCAGATGATGTAGAAACAAGCGCTACTGCTCGTGTGATCGGACCCGCTTTTATTGGGAAAGGAAGCAGGCTGGAAGATGAAGTAGAAATCGGCGAATACTGCATCATCGGGCAAAACAATCGACTCTCCAAAGGGAGTAGATTAACGCGAAGCGTACTGTGGGATCACAACCATATTGCTGAGCACAACGAATTGGCCGGTTCCACACTGACTAGTCGGATTATTTGCAAAGAGGCATCCTATTTGGGGGATGGCTCCGTAGTCGGCAATCATGTGGTCATTGGTACGAAAAGCCGCATTGAACCAAACGTGAAAATTTGGCCTTATAAACAAATTCGTGATAAGACCCGGCTTCATACCTCCTATATTTGGGGAGATCATGCAACCAAAACGTTATTCAAGACTAGCGGTGTCAGTGGTATTCCTAATCTAGATCTAACACCGGAATTAGTCGCTAAATTCGCCACAGCATATGGAGCAACCTTGGCCTCCGGCAAAACGCTTATGGTAAGCTGTGCTCCCCATACGTTCACTCGTTTATTAAAGCGAACACTGACAGCTAGCCTGCAGTCCGTTGGAACGCATGTCGTTGATTTGGGGGATTGCTTTGCACCTGCATCTATCTTTGCTATTCGTCATTTGGGTGCTGCGGGTGGAATCCATCTCGAGTGGTCCGGCAAAGAGAACGATGTCTGCAGTCTGATCTGTTTGGATGCGGAAGGACTGCCTATTCCGAAATCAGCAGAGCGTAAAGTAGAAAACAGTTTTTGGCAAGAGGATTATGGGCGGGCCTCTATGAAGAAGATTGGCAGCTACAAAGAAGAAGTGCACTGGTTGCAAACATATATACATGCTTTGGCCCAAGAAATCGCATATGAACGTGATCCTCTGTCTGTATCCCCTCTTCGGATCGTCATTGAAGCGAGTTCTTGGCTTCAGCCTTTCATTGTTCCATTTTTCGAAAAACTGGGGGTTGAAGCTATCCATGTTACATCTACAAGCAGGCAGGATCCGCTTCACGATTTTATCCCGCTCTCTGGTGCGAGTTTCGGTTTACGTGTCCACGATGATGGACGAACCATGCAGTTAATAACGGAAAAAGGCGAGCTCGTAGACAGCGATTTACAAACTGTTTTCCTCTATCTGTGTTACCTGCACAGCCGTCCAGGAGCAACCATTGGAGCTCCCGTCAGTGCACCACAGCTTCTAGAAAGCATGGCCGAGGGGCTTGGCGGGAAGATCGTTCGTACGAAAGAATGGTCACGAGCCGTCATGGAAGCTACACAAGAAGCGAGGATCCATCCCTTGTTCGATTCTCTCTTTGCCATCGGATTGGTGATTTTGCATCTGGATAGAACCGGCATTCCGCTCTCGGAGCTGCTTTCCTTGTTTCCTAGCTTTCATCTTCTTCGTGAACGTGTCGATTGTCCTTGGAATTCCAAAGGAGAGGTTATGCGGAGCATGATGGAACGGACGAAAGATGTACCTGTTGATCTCATTGATGGCATTAAGTTTTATCATGAGAATGGGTGGGTCCTGCTGCTACCTGATGCCGATGATCCTGTGTTTCAGCTCGTCGCACAATCGGCGGATCCTGAGCTTGCAGAGCAGCTTGTCCATTCCTATCGTGGACACATTCTAAACGCACTTGTGTAA
- a CDS encoding DUF4912 domain-containing protein has product MSSIPTQALFVDPMDRDTLHLLIQSPTVLFAYWQLSGRKMNMVQEHFDKDWKALQPTLRFYHVTNLPIGSYQAHHSVSELHLPQGGSCFLSGFHPGQSYFADLGIVNEQGQFLPLLRSNTIQTPPIDTNQEFPSHQMTNGQLLTYRPIAVSFQLITPEANEHFSAYSVYSPKTAYSADTESGGDTD; this is encoded by the coding sequence GTGAGTTCGATACCAACCCAAGCTCTCTTTGTTGATCCTATGGATCGGGATACCCTTCACTTGCTTATCCAGTCCCCGACTGTTCTTTTTGCCTACTGGCAGCTCTCTGGCCGAAAAATGAACATGGTACAGGAACATTTCGATAAAGACTGGAAAGCGCTTCAGCCTACATTGCGATTTTATCATGTAACCAATTTACCTATTGGTAGCTACCAAGCTCATCACAGTGTATCAGAACTTCATCTCCCCCAAGGAGGATCATGCTTTCTGAGCGGGTTTCACCCAGGTCAAAGTTACTTTGCGGATCTTGGCATTGTGAATGAACAGGGGCAGTTTCTCCCGCTACTGCGTTCCAATACAATTCAGACTCCCCCTATAGATACGAATCAAGAATTTCCTTCTCACCAAATGACGAATGGTCAACTACTTACATATCGGCCTATTGCCGTTTCCTTTCAGCTAATAACGCCTGAAGCTAATGAGCATTTCTCTGCCTATTCGGTGTATTCACCGAAGACCGCATACTCAGCAGATACGGAATCTGGAGGCGATACTGATTGA
- a CDS encoding 1,4-alpha-glucan branching protein domain-containing protein produces the protein MSTYPNANSNVQGYVALLLHAHIPYVRHEEENITLEERWFFEAVVDSYLPLIEMMERLLEDEVPFQLTLSLSPTLLAMLEDSRLKKRLRRHLASLCELAQREVIRLWGHADFGPTAKLYADQYHRLKALYDRLRGDLIGKFRSLRSTGCLELITCAATHAFLPLVKNDAHLRAQLEAAVTEFRRHFGSAPAGIWLPECGYTPALEPHLQALGLRYFVVDAHAHAQGMTGTPLRTPSGACAFARDLEAGAQVWSAEVGYPSDANYREYYRDIGYDLGQDGGAEWEYLKPYVLPDGARIHTGFKYYSVTGAASGDAKAPYHPARAAQKAQQDAEHFVASRAAQLRRLAEEREALPLAAGDRAARPAEPPVIVCPYDAELFGHWWYEGHQWLEAVLRGLAAARSLETVVVDTTTLGGYAAAHAPTTEASLPVSSWGRGGYAEVWLQPRSQWVHPLLHAAEDRMVLAAQKHPNPELLTKMQQRALNQAARELMLAQSSDWTFILDAETVTTYAANRIETHLSHFHKLLNGLETAASDKELSEIVIPLERRSPFLPELHYRLFQTSPSISLNRSLNSTSLNFSSNPKSTPLRILMLAWEYPPRVIGGLARAVCDLSKHLAAFGHEVHVITCLAPDCLPYEWSDGVHIHRVEVLQSTGAVHFLDWVFQMNMAFIDAIQRLTLQGMQFDIIHAHDWLVFYAAKESKNELHLPLLATIHATEYGRNQGKLDTPVQQRIHTIENKLADEADQLVVCSLYMQQEVIRLFHVPIYKTAHIPNGVIPFRATAVSLANVNPLLSNALCSHEQNRIIAFLGRLVYEKGVHILIAAMRLVLKRYPEAKLIIAGTGPELEGLERLAAPLGDRVNFTGFLDETDKNQLLLSAELCVIPSLYEPFGLVALEAMASGTPLIVSDTGGLAEIVDHGINGCKVPPGDANALAFQIAHLFEKPDYASELAAAALNKVSETFHWDPISKLTTETYEKLIHLHPQRSGIFPNHKEIMK, from the coding sequence TTGAGCACATACCCTAACGCCAACTCCAACGTACAAGGTTACGTTGCTTTGCTTTTACATGCCCATATCCCCTACGTTCGTCATGAGGAGGAGAATATCACCCTAGAAGAGCGATGGTTCTTCGAAGCCGTTGTCGATAGCTATCTTCCTTTGATCGAAATGATGGAGCGGCTTCTCGAGGATGAAGTGCCTTTTCAACTCACATTGTCATTGTCCCCTACGCTGCTCGCCATGCTCGAGGATTCGCGCTTAAAAAAGAGGCTTCGCAGGCATCTGGCTTCGCTGTGTGAACTGGCTCAGCGAGAGGTTATTCGTTTGTGGGGTCATGCCGACTTCGGCCCTACAGCGAAGCTCTATGCCGATCAGTATCATCGGCTTAAAGCTTTGTACGATCGCCTAAGGGGCGATCTGATTGGTAAGTTCCGCAGCCTTAGAAGCACGGGCTGCTTAGAATTAATAACGTGCGCCGCGACACATGCGTTCTTGCCGCTAGTCAAGAACGACGCTCATCTTCGCGCACAGCTCGAAGCCGCCGTAACGGAATTTCGGCGGCATTTTGGGTCCGCTCCGGCTGGCATCTGGCTGCCGGAGTGCGGCTATACGCCTGCGTTGGAGCCCCACCTGCAGGCACTTGGCCTTCGCTATTTCGTAGTGGACGCTCATGCGCACGCACAGGGAATGACAGGGACGCCGCTGCGCACGCCGAGCGGCGCCTGCGCCTTTGCTCGGGACCTCGAAGCCGGCGCTCAGGTATGGAGCGCTGAAGTCGGGTACCCGAGCGATGCCAACTATCGCGAATATTATCGCGATATCGGCTACGACCTCGGCCAAGACGGCGGGGCCGAGTGGGAATACTTGAAGCCCTATGTGCTGCCGGACGGCGCACGCATTCATACGGGCTTCAAGTACTACAGCGTCACCGGCGCAGCCTCAGGTGACGCCAAAGCACCCTACCACCCGGCGCGGGCCGCTCAGAAAGCTCAGCAGGATGCTGAGCATTTCGTCGCCAGCCGGGCGGCGCAGCTGCGCCGCCTCGCAGAGGAGCGCGAGGCGCTGCCTCTGGCCGCCGGCGACCGCGCAGCGCGGCCGGCGGAACCGCCGGTCATCGTATGTCCATACGATGCCGAGCTGTTCGGGCACTGGTGGTACGAAGGCCACCAGTGGCTCGAGGCTGTGCTGCGCGGGCTTGCTGCCGCGCGCAGCCTTGAAACCGTAGTCGTGGACACGACTACGTTAGGCGGCTATGCCGCCGCCCATGCGCCGACCACGGAAGCTTCGCTTCCTGTGTCGAGCTGGGGCCGAGGCGGCTACGCCGAGGTCTGGCTGCAGCCGCGCAGCCAGTGGGTACATCCGCTGCTGCACGCGGCGGAGGATCGTATGGTGCTTGCTGCGCAAAAGCACCCGAACCCCGAGCTGCTCACGAAGATGCAGCAGCGTGCACTGAACCAAGCCGCGAGAGAGCTTATGCTCGCGCAAAGCAGCGACTGGACATTCATCCTAGATGCGGAAACAGTGACTACCTACGCGGCTAACCGCATAGAAACGCATTTATCCCATTTTCATAAATTACTTAACGGGCTAGAAACAGCGGCTTCAGACAAAGAGCTATCCGAAATCGTGATTCCCTTAGAACGGAGATCCCCTTTTCTACCGGAGCTCCACTACCGTCTTTTCCAAACTAGCCCTTCCATAAGTTTGAATCGCTCTTTAAATAGTACTTCTTTAAATTTCTCATCCAATCCCAAGTCCACACCTCTGCGTATTCTTATGCTCGCATGGGAATATCCGCCGCGTGTCATCGGTGGTCTCGCCAGAGCTGTTTGCGACTTATCTAAGCATCTGGCTGCCTTCGGCCATGAAGTTCATGTCATTACGTGTCTTGCTCCCGATTGTCTTCCTTATGAGTGGTCTGATGGGGTGCATATTCATCGAGTAGAAGTTCTCCAGTCCACTGGAGCCGTTCACTTCCTAGATTGGGTATTTCAAATGAACATGGCTTTCATCGATGCCATCCAACGCTTAACTTTGCAAGGCATGCAATTCGATATTATTCATGCTCATGATTGGCTTGTCTTTTATGCAGCCAAAGAATCCAAAAATGAGCTTCATCTCCCGCTCCTTGCAACAATCCATGCCACCGAATATGGCCGCAATCAAGGGAAGCTGGATACCCCGGTGCAGCAACGGATCCATACCATAGAAAATAAGTTAGCCGACGAAGCCGATCAGCTCGTTGTCTGCAGCCTTTATATGCAGCAAGAGGTCATTCGCCTATTTCATGTACCTATCTACAAAACGGCACATATACCTAATGGTGTTATTCCTTTTCGCGCAACTGCTGTTTCCCTTGCGAATGTTAATCCGCTTCTTTCTAATGCTCTTTGTAGTCATGAACAGAATCGAATTATTGCTTTCCTCGGGAGGCTTGTTTATGAAAAGGGCGTGCATATCCTCATAGCCGCCATGCGGCTTGTGCTCAAACGTTACCCCGAAGCTAAGCTGATTATCGCAGGTACAGGACCTGAGCTTGAAGGATTAGAGCGATTGGCCGCGCCGCTTGGTGACCGGGTCAACTTTACAGGATTCCTAGATGAGACCGACAAAAATCAGCTTTTGCTTTCCGCGGAGCTTTGTGTAATTCCAAGCCTTTATGAGCCTTTCGGTCTTGTCGCCTTGGAAGCAATGGCAAGCGGCACGCCACTTATCGTATCGGATACGGGTGGTCTTGCTGAGATTGTGGATCATGGCATTAACGGCTGCAAAGTGCCCCCCGGAGATGCTAATGCACTCGCTTTTCAGATTGCCCATTTATTTGAAAAGCCCGACTACGCAAGCGAACTCGCTGCGGCCGCTTTGAACAAAGTCAGTGAGACCTTTCACTGGGACCCTATTAGCAAGTTGACAACAGAAACTTACGAAAAATTGATTCACCTTCACCCGCAGAGGTCAGGTATATTCCCCAACCATAAGGAAATAATGAAATAA
- a CDS encoding glycoside hydrolase family 15 protein, whose translation MPRHLVIGNGKFLINLDQHSYMRDLYYPFVGQLNHIGGYQCRVGIWVDGSFAWLNAPEWQFKLAYVEDSLVTEVTATHPGLGVTLLMNDGVHQREDIYLKRIRITNHKSTVSEVRMFFNQDLLINETEVGDTAAYYPANNTVFHYKKDRYFMFNGSTGTEGIYQYSTGVKRFYNAEGTWRDAEDGHLMGNAIAQGSVDSTISFRLFVPPNAHQTLYYWMGAGKTLEEVKKLDAYVKDSHPGKLLDRVTVYWQRWANKIERDYGDLPLEVQRLFKQSLLLVRTQTDVNGAIIAANDSDIMQSNRDHYSYMWPRDGALIAYSMSMAGYQGMIIPFFNFCANVLSPEGYLHHKYNPDGTVGSSWHPYIHSGRVQLPIQEDETALVLYALWQDFQKNGSLEFAQSLYRNLIRRAARFMSTYIDQELNLPKPSYDLWEERYGIFTFTASAVYGGLIAASNFSNLFGDEERSNRYKHTAEKIKSGILKHLWDEGEQRFVRGLYMEDGEWVKDMTLESSVYGIFEFGVLPADDERVVSTMKANKAGLMIKTEVGGSARYHHDYYFQRSTDIENVPGNPWIICTLWIAEWEIEYAKSLADLEAPRRTLEWVVKHAMESGVLSEQLDPFSGEPVSVAPLTWSHATYVLTVVKYLNKYKQLTK comes from the coding sequence TTGCCTAGACATCTGGTCATCGGAAACGGAAAATTTCTTATTAACCTCGATCAGCATTCCTACATGCGAGATCTGTATTATCCTTTCGTAGGCCAGCTTAACCATATTGGCGGTTATCAATGCAGAGTTGGTATATGGGTAGATGGTTCCTTCGCTTGGCTGAATGCCCCTGAATGGCAATTTAAACTTGCCTACGTGGAGGATTCGCTCGTCACCGAAGTGACAGCTACACATCCCGGTCTTGGTGTCACTCTGCTCATGAATGACGGGGTTCATCAGCGCGAGGATATCTACCTCAAACGTATCCGAATTACGAATCACAAAAGTACCGTTAGCGAAGTACGGATGTTCTTCAATCAAGACTTGCTCATTAATGAGACAGAAGTTGGGGATACAGCCGCTTACTATCCAGCGAATAATACGGTATTCCATTATAAGAAAGACAGATATTTTATGTTTAACGGCAGTACAGGAACCGAAGGCATTTATCAATACTCTACAGGTGTCAAAAGGTTCTATAATGCCGAAGGAACTTGGCGCGACGCGGAAGATGGACATTTGATGGGCAATGCCATTGCTCAAGGCTCCGTCGATAGTACCATTTCTTTCCGACTCTTCGTACCACCGAACGCCCACCAAACGCTCTATTATTGGATGGGTGCAGGCAAAACGCTGGAGGAAGTCAAGAAGCTCGATGCCTATGTCAAAGACAGCCACCCTGGTAAACTCCTTGACCGCGTAACTGTGTACTGGCAAAGATGGGCAAACAAAATTGAACGCGATTACGGCGATCTGCCGCTCGAAGTCCAACGGCTTTTCAAACAAAGTCTACTGCTTGTCAGGACTCAAACGGATGTAAACGGTGCGATCATCGCTGCGAACGATTCCGATATCATGCAAAGCAACCGAGATCATTACAGTTATATGTGGCCACGTGACGGTGCTTTAATTGCTTATTCCATGTCCATGGCTGGCTACCAAGGTATGATTATTCCTTTCTTTAACTTCTGTGCGAACGTGCTGTCACCCGAAGGTTACTTGCATCATAAATACAATCCGGACGGCACCGTAGGCTCCAGTTGGCATCCATACATTCATTCCGGACGGGTACAACTTCCTATTCAAGAAGATGAGACTGCCCTTGTGTTATATGCCCTTTGGCAGGATTTCCAGAAAAATGGAAGCCTTGAATTCGCCCAATCCCTCTATCGCAATCTCATTCGCAGAGCAGCCAGATTCATGTCCACTTACATTGATCAGGAATTGAACTTGCCGAAGCCAAGTTATGATCTGTGGGAAGAGCGTTACGGGATATTCACGTTTACAGCTTCAGCGGTTTATGGCGGACTTATTGCCGCTTCCAATTTCAGCAACCTGTTCGGGGACGAAGAACGAAGCAATCGTTACAAGCATACAGCGGAGAAAATCAAATCCGGTATCCTCAAGCATCTATGGGACGAAGGAGAACAACGATTCGTTCGCGGCTTGTATATGGAAGATGGCGAATGGGTGAAGGATATGACACTCGAAAGCTCCGTTTACGGCATCTTTGAATTCGGCGTTCTGCCTGCTGACGATGAGCGTGTGGTGAGCACGATGAAAGCCAACAAAGCTGGACTCATGATCAAAACCGAAGTCGGAGGTTCCGCTCGTTATCATCACGACTATTACTTCCAACGCTCCACGGATATTGAGAACGTACCAGGTAACCCATGGATCATCTGTACATTGTGGATTGCCGAATGGGAAATCGAGTACGCCAAGTCACTGGCGGATCTCGAAGCACCGCGCCGAACGCTTGAATGGGTCGTCAAACATGCAATGGAAAGCGGCGTTCTATCGGAACAATTAGACCCTTTCTCAGGTGAACCGGTATCTGTTGCTCCGCTCACTTGGTCCCACGCCACTTATGTGCTGACCGTCGTGAAGTACTTGAACAAATATAAACAGCTTACCAAGTAA